A DNA window from Trichosurus vulpecula isolate mTriVul1 chromosome 2, mTriVul1.pri, whole genome shotgun sequence contains the following coding sequences:
- the LOC118836523 gene encoding olfactory receptor 56B1-like, whose protein sequence is MLVVVKLLGNSLLFNGSHFQVKEFILMGFPGIHTWQHWLSLPLASLYLSSISANLLIFITIWKDPKLHQPMYQFLSVLSVVDMGLATTIMPKILAIFWFDAKAISLPECFAQIYAIHCFVCLESGIFLCMAFDRHVAICQPLHYPTIVTDSFVFKATVFMVLRNGLAVIPVPVLAAQRDYCSSNEIEHCLCSNLGVTSLACDDRRPNSIYQMILASLIMGGDLSLIILSYALIFWCVLKLNSAEAASKALSTCSSHLILILFFYTVIVVIFVTHLAGRKYPLIPVLFNVLHNIIPPALNPIVYAFRTQDLKLGFQKVFLSGKKSR, encoded by the exons ATGCTGGTGGTGGTGAAACTCTTA GGAAATTCTTTACTCTTCAATGGATCTCACTTCCAAGTGAAAGAATTCATCCTTATGGGATTCCCTGGAATCCATACTTGGCAACACTGGCTATCTCTACCCCTGGCATCACTCTATCTCTCCTCCATCAGTGCCAATCTGCTCATCTTTATCACCATCTGGAAGGATCCCAAATTGCACCAGCCCATGTACCAATTCCTAAGCGTTCTGTCTGTTGTGGACATGGGTCTGGCCACCACCATCATGCCCAAAATATTAGCTATCTTCTGGTTTGATGCCAAGGCCATCAGCCTCCCTGAGTGCTTTGCTCAGATCTATGCCATACACTGCTTTGTATGCTTGGAGTCAGGCATCTTCCTCTGCATGGCTTTTGACAGACATGTGGCTATTTGCCAACCCCTCCACTATCCCACTATTGTCACAGACTCTTTTGTCTTCAAAGCCACAGTTTTCATGGTGCTCAGAAATGGACTGGCTGTTATCCCAGTGCCTGTGCTGGCTGCTCAGAGAGATTACTGCTCCTCAAATGAGATTGAGCACTGCCTGTGCTCCAACTTGGGGGTCACCAGCCTGGCCTGTGACGACAGGAGGCCTAACAGCATTTACCAGATGATCCTGGCCTCACTGATAATGGGGGGTGACTTATCTCTGATCATCCTTTCCTATGCCTTGATCTTCTGGTGTGTGCTAAAGCTGAACTCAGCAGAAGCTGCATCCAAAGCCCTGAGTACCTGTAGTTCCcacctcatcctcatcctcttcttctaTACAGTTATTGTTGTAATTTTTGTCACCCACCTGGCAGGGAGAAAGTATCCCCTGATCCCTGTGCTCTTCAATGTGCTACACAATATCATTCCCCCAGCCCTCAACCCTATTGTCTATGCATTCAGGACCCAAGACCTCAAGCTTGGCTTCCAGAAGGTGTTTCTGTCAGGCAAAAAGAGTAGATGA